From the Pseudomonadota bacterium genome, the window CAGTTCAGGTGAATTTGCAGAAGATGTAATTGTTGCCATGCTTGATGCAATCATGGGTGCTGCCATAGAGTTCATCCAAACAAGCAGCACTTTATCCTTAACAATGGCCGAAAATCCAGCATGTTGAGTCAACCCGGAAAGATGAGCTCTTTACTTTTTGCAAACGTATAACTATCTGTCCATCATTAAACATTCATCTTCCGTAACCCAATTTTTCGACAACATTCCCTGAAAGTTCATCCAATAAATCGGAGAGGCCGGAATCAAAATAATTCTTCCAATCACCAGATATTCCTTTCCGGAAGTGGGATTTTTGATCGAATTCTCCCTGATTTCTTCCGCCACTCATTTTTTTGAATGAGTGCGCATCCAGCACAGCACGCAAAGTAGCTTCTGACATTTCAATATCCAAATGAAATAAGAGTTTTTTGAATTCACAAATTTGACCCGGACCAGTAAGATCCTCATACTTTGTCAGCAACACCTTTGAATCATCACTTTGAGCATCAATCCATGAGTTCAGGGCATCGAAAACGCCATATTCAGCCTGTGCATTCAAGCAATAAACCAAACCTTCAGAAATCCCCAGGGAGTTGAGCTTTTTTCTATGGGTATGAGTAGCGCCCAATTCAGTTGAATGAGAAAATTTCATGGAAAAATACCATGAGATCACAATATCCCGTGGGTCACGTGACACAAAAAAGGCTTTATAAACCTGTGGTTTCGGTATGGCCTTAAATGCCTCATAGCTGAGATACAGCGGCGAAACTATTGTTCTGGGTGGCAAAGAAATTGCGACACGATCTTCCGTAAGCCTGATTGATGGCTTGACGCCAGCTGGAAGATTACGGTTATAGTCAAAGGTTCTCAGGCCGCAATTTTTGAATATCCGGGCATCCGATAGCACGTCTCTAACCCATTGACTCGCAGTTTTCTGTACACAGCAATGATAAATATTCTCTGAAGAAGACCTGCGTTTTACTCCCAAC encodes:
- a CDS encoding sulfotransferase domain-containing protein: MNLSKYLIRKLAELGVKRRSSSENIYHCCVQKTASQWVRDVLSDARIFKNCGLRTFDYNRNLPAGVKPSIRLTEDRVAISLPPRTIVSPLYLSYEAFKAIPKPQVYKAFFVSRDPRDIVISWYFSMKFSHSTELGATHTHRKKLNSLGISEGLVYCLNAQAEYGVFDALNSWIDAQSDDSKVLLTKYEDLTGPGQICEFKKLLFHLDIEMSEATLRAVLDAHSFKKMSGGRNQGEFDQKSHFRKGISGDWKNYFDSGLSDLLDELSGNVVEKLGYGR